One stretch of Streptomyces sp. 135 DNA includes these proteins:
- a CDS encoding amino acid permease, producing the protein MSRTSTPQDAAPAPDPAASDAAPKADSPLVHGLKQRHLSMIALGGVIGAGLFVGSGAGIAKAGPSIVLAYAISGALVMLVMRMLGEMSAANPASGSFSVHAERAIGPWAGFTAGWGFWFLLCVAVGLEGIGAAKIMVGWFPDSPEWAWVALFMLVFCGANLTAVKNFGEFEFWFAALKVGAITLFLGIGVLAILGILPGSDTPAPGLENLTGEGGFMPNGTDGLIIGLLASVFAYGGLETVTIAAAESENPVQSVAKAVRTAMWRIALFYVGSMLVVVTLLPWDNKDVATKGPYVATLDHLGIPGAGQIMNVIVLIALLSAMNANIYGASRMSYSLIARGQGPKVLGRVYSGVPRLAVLASSVFGFVCVLLSYWRPDDVFPWLLNMIGAMILVVWIFIAVSQLILRRRTEREEPRKLVVKMWAYPFLTWVALAAMAYIFYLMTEQPDTRKQLLATGTLTLCLAVIGFVRQKLAERAVAAATE; encoded by the coding sequence ATGTCTCGGACGTCCACCCCGCAGGACGCAGCACCAGCGCCTGACCCGGCAGCATCTGATGCGGCACCCAAGGCCGACTCCCCGCTCGTCCACGGCCTCAAGCAGCGGCACCTCTCCATGATCGCCCTCGGCGGCGTCATCGGTGCCGGGCTCTTCGTGGGCTCCGGAGCGGGCATCGCCAAGGCCGGTCCCTCGATCGTCCTCGCCTACGCCATATCCGGCGCCCTCGTCATGCTCGTGATGCGCATGCTGGGCGAGATGTCGGCCGCGAACCCGGCCTCCGGCTCCTTCTCCGTCCACGCCGAGCGGGCGATCGGCCCCTGGGCGGGCTTCACCGCGGGCTGGGGCTTCTGGTTCCTGCTCTGCGTCGCCGTCGGCCTGGAGGGCATCGGCGCCGCGAAGATCATGGTGGGCTGGTTCCCCGACAGCCCGGAGTGGGCCTGGGTCGCCCTCTTCATGCTCGTGTTCTGCGGCGCGAACCTGACGGCCGTGAAGAACTTCGGCGAATTCGAGTTCTGGTTCGCCGCCCTGAAGGTCGGCGCCATCACGCTCTTCCTCGGCATCGGCGTCCTCGCGATCCTCGGCATCCTGCCCGGCTCGGACACCCCCGCCCCCGGCCTGGAGAACCTCACCGGCGAGGGCGGCTTCATGCCGAACGGTACGGACGGCCTGATCATCGGCCTGCTCGCCTCCGTCTTCGCGTACGGCGGTCTGGAGACCGTCACGATCGCCGCCGCCGAGTCCGAGAACCCGGTCCAGAGCGTCGCCAAGGCCGTGCGCACGGCGATGTGGCGCATCGCCCTCTTCTACGTCGGCTCCATGCTCGTCGTCGTGACGCTGCTGCCGTGGGACAACAAGGACGTCGCCACCAAGGGCCCCTACGTCGCCACGCTCGACCACCTGGGCATCCCCGGCGCCGGACAGATCATGAACGTCATCGTCCTGATCGCCCTGCTCTCCGCGATGAACGCCAACATCTACGGCGCCTCGCGCATGTCGTACTCCCTGATCGCGCGCGGCCAGGGCCCGAAGGTCCTCGGCCGGGTGTACAGCGGCGTGCCGCGCCTCGCGGTGCTCGCCTCCTCGGTCTTCGGCTTCGTCTGCGTGCTGCTCAGCTACTGGCGCCCCGACGACGTCTTCCCGTGGCTGCTCAACATGATCGGCGCGATGATCCTCGTCGTCTGGATCTTCATCGCCGTCTCGCAGCTGATCCTGCGCCGCAGGACGGAGCGCGAGGAGCCGCGGAAGCTGGTCGTGAAGATGTGGGCGTACCCCTTCCTGACCTGGGTCGCGCTGGCCGCGATGGCGTACATCTTCTACCTGATGACGGAGCAGCCGGACACCCGCAAGCAGCTCCTCGCGACGGGCACGCTGACGCTGTGCCTCGCGGTGATCGGGTTCGTGCGGCAGAAGCTGGCGGAGCGTGCGGTGGCCGCGGCCACCGAGTAG
- a CDS encoding superoxide dismutase → MAIYTLPELPYDYAALEPVINPQIIELHHDKHHAAYVKGANDTLEQLEEARDKETWGAINGLEKNLAFHLSGHILHSIYWHNMNSPKDGGGGEPLAADGVGELADAITESFGSFAKFKAQLTKASATTQGSGWGVLAYEPLSGRLIVEQVYDHQGNVGQGSTPILVFDAWEHAFYLQYKNQKVDFIEAMWQVVNWQDVAKRYEAAKQRVNSLLLAP, encoded by the coding sequence ATGGCCATTTACACGCTTCCTGAACTTCCGTACGACTACGCGGCGCTCGAGCCGGTCATCAACCCGCAGATCATCGAGCTGCACCACGACAAGCACCACGCGGCGTACGTGAAGGGCGCGAACGACACCCTTGAGCAGCTGGAGGAGGCGCGCGACAAGGAGACGTGGGGGGCCATCAACGGCCTGGAGAAGAACCTCGCCTTCCACCTCTCCGGCCACATCCTGCACAGCATCTACTGGCACAACATGAACAGCCCCAAGGACGGTGGCGGCGGCGAGCCGCTGGCCGCCGACGGTGTCGGCGAGCTGGCGGACGCGATCACCGAGTCCTTCGGCTCCTTCGCCAAGTTCAAGGCCCAGCTGACCAAGGCCTCGGCGACGACGCAGGGTTCCGGCTGGGGCGTGCTCGCCTACGAGCCGCTCAGCGGCCGCCTCATCGTCGAGCAGGTCTACGACCACCAGGGCAACGTCGGCCAGGGCTCGACGCCGATCCTGGTCTTCGACGCCTGGGAGCACGCCTTCTACCTCCAGTACAAGAACCAGAAGGTGGACTTCATCGAGGCGATGTGGCAGGTCGTCAACTGGCAGGACGTCGCCAAGCGTTACGAGGCCGCCAAGCAGCGCGTGAACAGCCTGCTCCTGGCCCCGTGA
- a CDS encoding DsbA family protein encodes MSENTNAASTAKTPVDFWFDPLCPWAWMTSRWMLEVEKVRDVEVRWHVMSLAVLNEDKIDELPEEYQEMLRTKAWGPVRVVIAAQQEHGEEITGKLYTALGTRFHNRGEGPTREAVVGALEDVGLPAALADHMDSDVYDAQLRASHKEGIDKVGQDVGTPVIAVPGADGEQIAFFGPVVTPAPKGEAAAKLWDGTLLVASTPGFYEIKRTRTQGPIFD; translated from the coding sequence ATGTCCGAGAACACGAACGCTGCGAGCACGGCCAAGACCCCGGTCGACTTCTGGTTCGACCCGCTGTGCCCCTGGGCTTGGATGACGTCGCGCTGGATGCTCGAGGTGGAGAAGGTCCGCGACGTCGAGGTCCGCTGGCACGTGATGAGCCTCGCCGTCCTGAACGAGGACAAGATCGACGAGCTCCCCGAGGAGTACCAGGAGATGCTCAGGACCAAGGCCTGGGGGCCGGTCCGCGTCGTCATCGCCGCTCAGCAGGAGCACGGCGAGGAGATCACCGGCAAGCTCTACACCGCGCTCGGCACCCGCTTCCACAACCGCGGCGAGGGCCCCACCCGGGAGGCCGTCGTCGGCGCCCTGGAGGACGTCGGCCTGCCCGCCGCCCTCGCCGACCACATGGACTCCGACGTGTACGACGCCCAGCTGCGCGCCTCCCACAAGGAGGGCATCGACAAGGTCGGCCAGGACGTCGGCACGCCGGTCATCGCCGTCCCCGGCGCCGACGGCGAGCAGATCGCCTTCTTCGGCCCGGTCGTCACCCCGGCCCCCAAGGGCGAGGCCGCGGCGAAGCTCTGGGACGGCACGCTGCTCGTCGCCTCGACACCGGGCTTCTACGAGATCAAGCGGACGCGCACGCAGGGCCCCATCTTCGACTGA
- a CDS encoding serine hydrolase domain-containing protein: MEKALNEDAPGVTAQAGDRHGRWNAAAGLGDLERGTPRGAHDRYRVGSITKTFVATVLLQLEAEGKLSLDDKVGRWLPGVVEGNGHDGDRVTVRQLLNHTSGIFDVTADDGFQRRVFSEEFLAHRHDTWTPEQLVGIAMRHEPDFAPGTGWNYSNTNYVLAGMVIERVTGAPYAQEIKKRVIKPLGLRATSVPGTASTMPAPGSRAYTRLSDAPGATRHDVTELNPSMAGAAGEMISDSADLNRFYTALLRGKLLPKRQLAALKTTVPKGEDRPGQRYGLGIQPFTTSCGTVVWGHGGDIHGSSSLAGTTADGRHALALNFNGPGGEAGPVLDAEFCGRGQG, translated from the coding sequence ATGGAGAAGGCCCTGAACGAGGACGCCCCCGGCGTCACCGCCCAGGCCGGGGACCGGCACGGCCGCTGGAACGCCGCCGCCGGCCTGGGTGACCTGGAGCGCGGCACCCCGCGCGGGGCCCACGACCGCTACCGCGTCGGCAGCATCACCAAGACCTTCGTCGCGACCGTCCTGCTCCAGCTGGAGGCCGAGGGGAAGCTGTCCCTCGACGACAAGGTCGGCCGGTGGCTGCCGGGCGTCGTCGAGGGCAACGGCCACGACGGCGACCGCGTCACGGTGCGCCAGCTCCTCAACCACACCAGCGGCATCTTCGACGTCACGGCCGACGACGGCTTCCAGCGACGGGTGTTCAGCGAGGAGTTCCTCGCCCACCGCCACGACACCTGGACCCCCGAGCAGCTGGTGGGGATCGCCATGCGCCACGAGCCGGACTTCGCGCCCGGCACCGGCTGGAACTACTCCAACACCAACTACGTACTGGCGGGCATGGTCATCGAGCGGGTGACGGGCGCCCCGTACGCACAGGAGATCAAAAAGCGCGTCATCAAACCGCTCGGCCTGCGCGCCACGTCCGTCCCGGGGACCGCGTCGACGATGCCGGCGCCCGGCTCCCGCGCCTACACCAGGCTCTCCGACGCCCCCGGCGCCACGCGCCACGACGTCACGGAGCTCAATCCGTCCATGGCCGGCGCGGCGGGCGAGATGATCTCCGACTCGGCGGACCTGAACCGCTTCTACACGGCGCTGCTGCGCGGCAAGCTCCTGCCGAAGCGGCAGCTCGCGGCGTTGAAAACCACCGTGCCCAAGGGTGAGGACCGGCCCGGCCAGCGGTACGGCCTCGGCATCCAGCCCTTCACGACCTCGTGCGGCACGGTCGTGTGGGGCCACGGCGGCGACATCCACGGCTCGTCGTCCCTGGCGGGCACGACGGCGGACGGCCGCCACGCGCTGGCCCTCAACTTCAACGGTCCCGGCGGCGAAGCGGGCCCGGTCCTCGACGCCGAGTTCTGCGGGCGCGGGCAGGGATAG
- a CDS encoding NUDIX hydrolase has protein sequence MHKELRVAAYAVCVRDGQVLLARWVAGDGSKRWTLPGGGMDHGEDPYDTVIREADEETGYVVEPVTLLGVDSLRRRYPRRLGAVADFHGLRILYEGRVTGGELRHETDGSTDLAAWHALESVADLDRVGLVDIGLALWRARPSDGHLPDGAAPGR, from the coding sequence GTGCACAAGGAGCTCAGGGTGGCGGCCTACGCCGTATGCGTACGCGACGGACAGGTACTGCTGGCCCGCTGGGTCGCGGGCGACGGCAGCAAACGCTGGACGCTGCCCGGCGGCGGCATGGACCACGGCGAGGACCCCTACGACACCGTGATCCGCGAGGCCGACGAGGAGACCGGATACGTCGTCGAACCGGTGACCCTCCTCGGCGTCGACTCCCTGCGCCGCCGCTACCCGCGCAGACTCGGCGCCGTCGCCGACTTCCACGGGCTGCGCATCCTGTACGAGGGCCGGGTCACCGGCGGCGAACTGCGCCACGAGACCGACGGCTCCACGGACCTCGCGGCCTGGCACGCCCTGGAGTCCGTCGCGGACCTCGACCGCGTCGGACTCGTCGACATCGGCCTCGCACTGTGGCGTGCCCGCCCCTCCGACGGTCACCTCCCTGACGGCGCCGCCCCCGGCCGCTGA
- a CDS encoding pyridoxamine 5'-phosphate oxidase family protein translates to MAPPADHHTPDHHTPYHHGSRAIQDKAGVRELADHVARSISQGIRPIAAAFLEIQPQLVIAGTDPTGAVWASPLTGTPGFVRATGPRQISITGTPRATDPLAPALARENTPVGTLALDPRTRRRMRLNGRSRPTPRGLVIEADQVFANCPKYLQKRTLHEGRRPEDPGEPHRTTRLTAEQHASVVASDTFFLATVHAHGADAGHRGGNPGFVRVTSPTTLEWDDYPGNAMFLSLGNLHEDPRAGLLFLDWRTGTTLQLTGTARTDHADDGSRTVRFTLTEAVETRSASPWRWSDPEYSPANPAVGD, encoded by the coding sequence ATGGCCCCGCCAGCCGACCACCACACCCCCGACCACCACACCCCCTACCACCACGGCTCCCGAGCCATCCAGGACAAGGCCGGCGTACGCGAACTCGCCGACCACGTAGCCCGCTCCATAAGCCAAGGCATCCGCCCCATCGCCGCCGCCTTCCTGGAGATCCAGCCCCAGCTGGTGATCGCCGGCACCGACCCCACCGGCGCCGTCTGGGCCTCCCCCCTGACCGGCACCCCCGGCTTCGTACGAGCCACGGGCCCCCGCCAGATCTCGATCACCGGCACCCCCCGCGCCACCGACCCCCTCGCCCCCGCCCTGGCCCGCGAGAACACCCCCGTCGGCACCCTCGCCCTCGACCCCCGCACCAGGCGCCGCATGCGACTGAACGGCAGGTCGCGCCCCACACCCCGCGGCCTCGTGATCGAGGCCGACCAGGTCTTCGCCAACTGCCCGAAGTACCTGCAAAAGCGCACACTGCACGAGGGCCGGAGGCCGGAAGACCCCGGCGAACCCCACCGCACCACCCGCCTCACCGCCGAGCAGCACGCGTCCGTCGTCGCGAGCGACACCTTCTTCCTCGCCACCGTCCACGCGCACGGCGCCGACGCCGGACACCGCGGCGGCAACCCCGGTTTCGTACGCGTCACTTCACCGACCACCCTGGAGTGGGACGACTACCCCGGCAACGCCATGTTCCTCTCCCTCGGCAACCTCCACGAGGACCCCCGCGCCGGCCTCCTCTTCCTCGACTGGCGGACCGGCACCACCCTCCAACTCACCGGCACCGCCCGCACCGACCACGCCGACGACGGCTCCCGCACGGTCCGCTTCACCCTCACCGAGGCGGTCGAGACCCGCTCCGCGAGCCCTTGGCGCTGGTCCGACCCTGAGTACTCTCCTGCCAATCCAGCCGTGGGCGACTAG
- a CDS encoding VOC family protein, with the protein MTASTTSTAPRTGHIGLNVTDLERSLAFYRDVLGYGVIGEGKEEGRRFAFLGDGAHPVLTLWQQADAAYSGAHAGLHHLAIETDSIERVKEYESALRAHGVEFAYEGVVPHGEGAASGGIFFHDPDGTRLEIFAPSGAQNEPTPVKSAPTCGFF; encoded by the coding sequence ATGACCGCGAGCACCACATCCACCGCTCCGCGCACCGGCCACATCGGCTTGAACGTCACGGACCTCGAACGCTCGCTCGCCTTCTACCGCGACGTCCTCGGCTACGGGGTCATCGGCGAGGGCAAGGAGGAGGGCCGCCGCTTCGCCTTCCTCGGGGACGGCGCGCACCCGGTCCTCACGCTCTGGCAGCAGGCCGACGCCGCGTACTCGGGCGCCCACGCGGGCCTGCACCACCTCGCGATCGAGACCGACTCCATCGAACGCGTCAAGGAGTACGAGAGCGCGCTGCGGGCCCATGGCGTGGAGTTCGCCTACGAGGGCGTCGTACCGCACGGCGAGGGCGCCGCGTCCGGCGGCATCTTCTTCCACGACCCGGACGGCACCCGCCTGGAGATCTTCGCCCCCTCCGGAGCCCAGAACGAGCCCACCCCCGTGAAGTCGGCCCCAACCTGCGGCTTCTTCTAG
- a CDS encoding CGNR zinc finger domain-containing protein, producing the protein MPAAPHDPRPLTGEPLSLDLLNTRWVHDGTRQDLLTGVEGLAVWLAANGLAERFPADGPTLEHVLRARDALASAVDSPGDPAAAARVDRILGHGRIRATLSAEGPGEEPEFADVTWGAAWLAARDYLNLLATAPDRIRGCAHEACVLHFFDTSRNGTRRWCSMAACGNRAKASRHYARSRDGR; encoded by the coding sequence ATGCCCGCCGCACCCCACGACCCCCGCCCGCTCACCGGCGAGCCGCTCTCCCTCGACCTGCTCAACACCCGCTGGGTGCACGACGGCACACGCCAGGACCTGCTGACCGGCGTCGAGGGACTCGCCGTCTGGCTCGCGGCGAACGGCCTCGCCGAGCGCTTCCCCGCCGACGGCCCGACCCTGGAGCACGTGCTGCGCGCCCGCGACGCGCTCGCCTCCGCCGTGGACTCCCCCGGTGACCCGGCCGCCGCCGCCCGCGTCGACCGGATCCTCGGGCACGGCCGGATCCGCGCGACGCTCTCCGCCGAGGGCCCCGGCGAGGAGCCCGAGTTCGCCGACGTGACGTGGGGCGCGGCCTGGCTCGCCGCCCGCGACTATCTGAACCTCCTGGCCACCGCGCCCGACCGGATCCGCGGCTGCGCCCACGAGGCATGCGTCCTGCACTTCTTCGACACCTCGCGCAACGGCACGCGCCGCTGGTGCTCCATGGCGGCCTGCGGCAACCGCGCGAAGGCTTCGCGGCATTACGCCCGCTCGCGCGACGGCCGGTAG